The following nucleotide sequence is from Candidatus Obscuribacterales bacterium.
GTCGCATAAAAGCTTTTCATGACGCTCATGTGGCGGTTGCTCTTCTGCGCTGCGCAACATGATTGGGGGCTTTGCTGTAAGGCATGTAAAAAATATGCCAGCCAGAGCGGTAATATCGGACCTTAAATCTCGGTGCCCACCTGCCAAATCCTGACACTCCGGCAGCATTATAAACTCATTCCAAAACATCTCCCCTTCTTCGGTGAGCGCTACAGTCTGCCTTGAGTCAAATGATATGCCAAAATCCAAAATATAGGGATGGTTTATGTTCCCATCCTTAAGAATTATATTTGTAGGCTTCAGGTCCCGATGCCCAACATCAAGCTTGTGGCACAATTCTATCGTTCTCGTTATTTGTAGTGTTATTTTAACTGCGGTCTGCGGTGTTGTGGGTGCAGAACTATTGAGCCATGAGTCAAAACGATCTCCCAAAATATATTCCATTATTAGAAAGGGCTCCGCGTCGTTATGATCAATAAACGATTCATATAGTTCAGGAACTTTTGCCCCAAATCTTTTAAGTTTTGCTAAAGTTTCACCCTCTTGACGCAGCCTAGCCCTAGCCTGCTCATCGAAACGCCATTTATCTACTATCCTCTTGAGGACAGCTAGTTTCCCAGTGCTGCGGCTTCTCACCTTGGTAACCACGCCTTGTCCCCCGCGTCCAATTTCCTCTAATTCATCCCAATCGTTGACCCAAGGAGTTTGCATTTTCATTTTGTCTAAAAGCTAATTTTTAAATCCAGCCAATAAGATTGGAAGCAGCTTCTACACCAAAAGGGAACGGGTCCGCGAGCCCTGAGT
It contains:
- a CDS encoding protein kinase, translated to MKMQTPWVNDWDELEEIGRGGQGVVTKVRSRSTGKLAVLKRIVDKWRFDEQARARLRQEGETLAKLKRFGAKVPELYESFIDHNDAEPFLIMEYILGDRFDSWLNSSAPTTPQTAVKITLQITRTIELCHKLDVGHRDLKPTNIILKDGNINHPYILDFGISFDSRQTVALTEEGEMFWNEFIMLPECQDLAGGHRDLRSDITALAGIFFTCLTAKPPIMLRSAEEQPPHERHEKLLCD